One part of the Nostoc sp. PCC 7120 = FACHB-418 genome encodes these proteins:
- a CDS encoding CPBP family glutamic-type intramembrane protease, giving the protein MQNEKPSNKQRLQQKTKLRFGIFVVLLLLSAIAVLLFYPRTSTVEHTPSSNYAIHKQQDFNQSQFYPPNQTVNPDLYQPVDKWAGRLVLPNQQQIQPGSDWVWMEVQHAPPEAQNLIGKVVRLEWQNEPESQSYVQAVQQDISFTDETRESQAKGIIHPFRLNGRLQVGPLQSLAGARPNDDVIVTLDDGELVKESDNQPRLQIAHEPVMATGRFYGLVKILNPEPASSQYPAPPVCLGTSPCPSDFFRVRHYNRVSGNFDGIEETVRIPQQVIDTRNIPPSTPREIEKSPAGQAGWYIYGAKNTQGIFVVQGIVPRSLLKIQPQHVVLGQQPGLTYIKNQNWQIAPQDKGTIRTVLLDPTTRQSQLTASNWQEGDRAIVLHNFGGIGGKKSEGSTAYTITGHFAFGLAQVVRDPITKELQFAIEYQQIYANNSDGIIAGRHSWADYMGNLQWGWAATRPISDVLIKFAPVTQDYNFDGIKLSPLTGFQRQLQIMMARYRTGDGTGSATVTPATSCVQDANQALYIAIQVITQQVASNPAIQQWLSNHPDDPQTERFGQLVRLSSDLQRQLTPLGIVRADWKSHADYLTGIGDGTKPFRDGVPPSVADRSPWAALTSWRTMLPRQAHDEIAALFFRHGAKLWFLRTNQIGGENPDIAPVAPTLGLGEITIPFTNIAPIPILLNRLLASLVMPEIRDWLVVGITVLIYSAIALPLGWRSGFLSWGFTSANPLHQLGIILRAIITPAIAEELVFRVLLLPHPLEVINWYGWTLWAGFILLLFILYHPLNAKTLYQRGFPTFFHPIFLTLTGLLGLCCTIAYALTSSLWAIVFIHWIVVLVWLLALGGREKLLISQ; this is encoded by the coding sequence ATGCAAAATGAAAAACCGTCGAATAAACAACGGTTGCAACAGAAGACGAAATTACGATTTGGGATATTCGTTGTTTTATTACTACTGAGTGCGATCGCTGTCTTGCTGTTTTACCCGCGAACGTCTACGGTGGAACATACGCCATCAAGCAATTACGCCATTCACAAACAGCAAGACTTCAATCAATCACAGTTTTATCCACCAAATCAAACTGTCAACCCTGACCTTTATCAACCTGTGGACAAATGGGCAGGTAGATTAGTATTGCCAAATCAGCAGCAAATACAGCCGGGATCAGATTGGGTATGGATGGAAGTCCAACACGCGCCGCCAGAAGCACAAAATTTAATCGGTAAAGTTGTGCGTTTGGAATGGCAAAACGAGCCAGAGTCACAGTCTTATGTGCAAGCTGTGCAGCAAGATATAAGTTTTACTGATGAAACAAGAGAAAGCCAAGCCAAGGGAATTATTCACCCATTTCGCTTGAATGGTCGTCTGCAAGTAGGGCCGTTGCAATCCCTGGCTGGTGCTAGACCAAATGATGATGTGATCGTCACCTTAGACGATGGTGAGTTGGTGAAAGAAAGTGATAATCAGCCACGTCTGCAAATTGCCCACGAACCTGTAATGGCTACCGGCAGGTTTTATGGTTTAGTAAAAATCCTCAATCCAGAACCAGCTAGTAGTCAATATCCTGCACCGCCAGTTTGTTTAGGGACTTCCCCCTGTCCCAGTGATTTTTTTCGCGTGCGTCATTACAATCGAGTCTCCGGTAATTTCGATGGTATAGAGGAAACGGTGCGGATTCCTCAACAAGTAATTGATACGCGCAATATCCCACCCTCTACACCTAGAGAAATCGAAAAATCCCCCGCCGGACAAGCGGGTTGGTATATTTATGGCGCAAAGAATACTCAAGGAATATTTGTTGTTCAGGGGATAGTACCGCGATCGCTCTTAAAAATCCAGCCACAACACGTAGTTTTAGGACAACAACCAGGGTTAACCTACATAAAAAACCAGAATTGGCAGATTGCACCCCAAGATAAAGGTACAATCCGGACTGTTTTACTTGATCCCACCACCCGCCAATCCCAATTAACCGCATCTAATTGGCAAGAAGGCGATCGCGCCATAGTCCTGCATAACTTTGGTGGTATTGGTGGTAAAAAAAGTGAAGGTAGCACAGCATATACAATCACCGGACACTTCGCTTTTGGACTAGCCCAAGTAGTTCGTGATCCCATCACCAAAGAATTACAATTTGCCATTGAGTATCAACAAATTTACGCCAATAACTCAGATGGGATCATTGCTGGGAGACATTCTTGGGCAGATTACATGGGGAACTTACAATGGGGATGGGCCGCTACAAGACCCATCTCTGATGTCTTAATTAAGTTTGCACCAGTTACCCAAGACTACAATTTTGACGGGATCAAGCTTTCTCCCCTGACAGGATTTCAGCGACAATTGCAGATTATGATGGCGCGCTATCGCACAGGTGATGGTACTGGTAGCGCCACGGTTACCCCGGCGACTTCTTGCGTTCAAGATGCGAATCAAGCACTCTATATCGCCATCCAAGTAATTACTCAGCAAGTAGCCTCAAACCCAGCCATTCAGCAGTGGTTGAGTAATCATCCCGATGATCCCCAAACTGAACGCTTTGGGCAACTAGTGAGATTGAGTTCAGACTTGCAACGCCAATTAACTCCCTTGGGGATCGTCCGTGCAGACTGGAAAAGTCACGCAGATTATCTTACGGGTATTGGGGATGGGACAAAACCTTTTCGCGATGGCGTTCCGCCCAGCGTAGCTGATCGCTCTCCTTGGGCCGCCTTGACAAGTTGGCGGACGATGCTTCCCAGACAAGCACACGATGAAATAGCCGCCTTATTTTTCAGACATGGTGCCAAACTTTGGTTTCTACGCACCAATCAAATCGGCGGCGAAAACCCCGATATTGCCCCCGTAGCACCGACGTTGGGTTTAGGAGAAATCACCATACCTTTTACCAACATTGCACCTATACCCATTTTGTTAAACCGCCTACTGGCATCTTTAGTAATGCCAGAAATACGAGATTGGCTAGTTGTGGGGATCACCGTCTTAATATATAGTGCGATCGCCTTACCTTTAGGCTGGCGTTCTGGCTTTTTGTCGTGGGGTTTTACCTCTGCCAATCCCCTCCACCAACTGGGGATCATCTTACGTGCAATCATCACACCTGCGATCGCCGAGGAATTAGTCTTCCGCGTATTACTCCTTCCTCATCCTCTAGAAGTAATTAACTGGTATGGATGGACATTATGGGCAGGATTTATTTTACTCTTGTTTATCCTCTATCATCCCCTAAACGCCAAAACCCTATATCAGAGGGGGTTTCCGACCTTTTTTCACCCAATATTCCTAACCTTAACCGGACTTTTAGGATTGTGCTGTACAATAGCCTATGCTTTGACAAGTTCCCTATGGGCGATCGTCTTCATCCACTGGATTGTAGTACTAGTATGGCTGCTAGCCTTGGGAGGCAGAGAAAAGTTGTTAATTAGTCAATAG
- a CDS encoding Mo-dependent nitrogenase C-terminal domain-containing protein, translating to MTVLKTKEQHIFLSAVIHPIGNQPKNTQSKIDPLQPLRQWIDALEIQNRKLAHFIAKLIPAQCPFERDIVVFGRIIAHIPPMCKLNPLYDQFVGLRFRALCYLVDKCGEDIQSYC from the coding sequence ATGACTGTGCTGAAAACAAAAGAGCAACATATTTTTCTGTCTGCTGTTATTCATCCTATTGGTAATCAGCCAAAAAATACTCAATCTAAAATTGATCCATTACAACCTTTACGTCAGTGGATTGATGCACTAGAAATACAAAATCGTAAGCTAGCTCACTTTATTGCAAAATTGATTCCTGCTCAGTGTCCTTTTGAGCGTGACATCGTGGTATTTGGTCGGATTATTGCCCATATTCCCCCCATGTGTAAGCTCAATCCCCTGTATGATCAATTTGTTGGTTTACGTTTTCGCGCTTTGTGTTATTTAGTAGATAAGTGTGGAGAAGATATCCAGTCTTACTGCTAA
- a CDS encoding cupin domain-containing protein, whose protein sequence is MEIKIEHQPSPEILQKLGVFQWGLWQKEVSKFPWTYDTQETCYFLEGDVIVTPDGGQPVQMGKGDLVTFPVGMSCIWEIKSGVKKHYSFD, encoded by the coding sequence ATGGAAATCAAAATTGAGCATCAACCTAGTCCAGAAATACTCCAGAAGTTGGGTGTTTTCCAATGGGGACTTTGGCAAAAAGAGGTCTCAAAATTTCCTTGGACTTATGATACTCAAGAAACTTGTTACTTTTTAGAAGGTGATGTCATTGTTACGCCTGACGGTGGACAACCAGTACAAATGGGTAAAGGCGATTTAGTAACCTTTCCGGTTGGAATGTCCTGTATATGGGAAATTAAAAGCGGCGTGAAAAAACATTATTCCTTTGATTAG
- a CDS encoding phosphatase PAP2 family protein — protein MLLQESLKSQTKDDSRHLSDEYSLIRAVHTAVKGRARFKVKGLHGSQDLKRYIELRLLNIDIITQVSANHLTGNVLVVFRPNFSLKAIASLLQDIVLDYRRVSVNLSRIAEPDIQIIIPPQLDKLNTQVILAAATATTFAFSAGLLFKYGLDESILLGLQRLHNPLLDQMMQSITFLGEPLPFLLISSGLGSYLWRYNRHREATGLGIATVGAIGLNFLLKELFGRARPALWDYLVNAVHYSFPSGHAMVSTAVYGYIGYVLAKEFPQWRRPILAATMALILSIGFSRLYLGVHWPTDVLAGYAAGLLWLIACIVYVEKC, from the coding sequence ATGTTATTACAGGAATCGCTGAAATCTCAAACTAAAGATGATTCTCGTCATCTATCTGATGAATACTCTTTGATTAGAGCAGTACATACTGCTGTTAAGGGTAGAGCAAGATTTAAGGTGAAGGGGTTGCATGGTTCCCAAGATCTGAAAAGATATATTGAATTACGCTTATTAAACATAGATATCATTACCCAAGTGAGTGCTAATCATTTAACGGGTAATGTGTTGGTGGTTTTTCGCCCTAATTTTAGCCTAAAAGCTATTGCCTCTCTCCTACAAGATATTGTTTTGGACTATAGAAGAGTCTCTGTTAATCTCAGCCGAATTGCAGAGCCAGACATACAGATCATCATACCGCCACAATTAGACAAGCTCAACACTCAAGTTATTCTCGCAGCAGCCACAGCTACTACCTTTGCCTTTAGCGCCGGACTGCTATTTAAATATGGTCTAGATGAAAGTATTTTACTAGGGCTTCAAAGGCTGCACAATCCCCTGCTTGATCAGATGATGCAGTCCATCACGTTTTTGGGTGAACCACTACCTTTTTTATTAATTTCTTCAGGGTTAGGTTCTTATCTCTGGCGTTACAATCGCCATCGAGAAGCAACAGGCTTGGGTATAGCTACAGTAGGTGCAATAGGTCTAAATTTCCTGTTAAAAGAGCTTTTTGGTAGAGCGCGTCCAGCATTGTGGGATTATCTAGTGAATGCAGTCCACTATAGTTTTCCTAGTGGTCATGCAATGGTTTCTACCGCAGTTTATGGTTACATCGGCTATGTTTTAGCCAAAGAATTTCCCCAATGGCGCAGACCGATTTTAGCCGCAACTATGGCTTTAATTTTGTCCATAGGTTTTAGTCGCCTTTATCTAGGGGTACATTGGCCTACTGACGTTTTAGCTGGCTATGCAGCAGGTTTATTGTGGTTAATTGCCTGTATTGTTTACGTAGAAAAGTGCTGA
- a CDS encoding chemotaxis protein CheB: protein MDSRRPSKKSQPNTSTAKASEEQKGNQEELFPIVGIGASAGGLEAFTELLSHLPTDTGMGLVLVQHLSPHQKSLLTEILSRTTQMPVSEVQEGMAVEPNHVYVIPPNTRMTIAQGVLKLIPLEKIRGVSMTVDSFLISLAEDRGNRAIGVILSGGDSDGARGLETIKAAGGITFAQCEESAKVSSMPNTAVASGHVDFILTPQKIAEELANISSHPYVNHPTPSKQVDIMPEGTDSLSIIFSLLRAATGVDFTYYKQTTLKRRIQRRMMLYKLEKLEDYAQYLQNNQAEVLALYQDLLIKVTGFFRDPEAFEALKTNVFPIITKNRTPDSPIRIWVAGCSTGEEAYSMAICLLEFLADKVANTPINIFATDINEVAIEKARIGVYKPSEVADVSPERLQRFFVQVEGGYQISKPVRELCIFARQNLISDPPFSRLDLITCRNVLIYLGATVQKKLLPIFHYGLKSTGFLMLGTSETVGEFFDLFNLVDRKNKIYSRKIAPARLGIDFISQNYPLEAFNPQPKINEDVLNNQEMQKEADRIVLNQYAPVGVIVNDDLEILQFRGQTSSYLQPAPGRPSFNLLKMAKEELRLELRTAIHQAKKQEMSVRKEGIELREGEQVRQVRIDAIPFQLTAGGERYFLVLFEDMPPSVTAAPQAASKNPNVSSRQRQQMNDEQEINRLGQELATTKEYLQSIIEEQQATNQDLRAANEEILSSNEELQSTNEELETAKEEIQATNEELNTINEELQRRNVESNQVSNDLQNLLSSINIPILMLGGDMRIRRFTPTAGRIFNLIVTDIGRPLSDINHKLTIPDLEAQILEVVGTLNLKTQEVQDNDGHWYDLRIRPYRTIDHKIDGAVVVLVDIDALKRSTEELRASKDYAEAIVATIRESLVILDIDLQVITANQFFYEKFQVTPEETEHHLIYEIGDGQWNIPQLRSLLEDVLPQQTQFQNLEVEHNFERIGQKIMRLNARKMTLLDNRRMILLVIEDITQQKQLEAERTHLLAQEQSARNAAEAANHAKDEFLSILSHELRNPLNSMLGWANLLRTHQLEEVTVNQGLEAIERSAQAQNHLISDLLDVSRISSGRLRMDAQEVELIPVIEAAIAVVRLAAEAKNIQIETKLDPTHTPMLGDPIRLQQVIWNLLSNAIKFTPTKGRIDVTLEYTYFQAQIQVKDTGAGIKADFLPYVFERFRQADGTRTRSNQGLGLGLSIVRHLVELHGGTVEVESQGEGQGSTFTIKLPVQANRKENPVATVQEPVTLTNVPEIPTDNLPSLEGVRVLIVDDEPDIRLLFKLVLEEYGVKVTEVASAREALSKLRENPGCYDILLSDIGLPEEDGYLLMRQVRALSAEEGGQIPAAALTAYAGDSEYTQALAAGFQTHIAKPIEPYQLVSLVASLAGRVRGV, encoded by the coding sequence ATGGACTCTAGGCGGCCTTCCAAGAAATCTCAACCCAATACTTCAACCGCTAAAGCCTCTGAAGAGCAAAAGGGTAACCAGGAAGAATTGTTTCCCATTGTTGGTATAGGAGCCTCGGCGGGAGGATTAGAGGCTTTCACAGAATTGCTGAGTCATTTGCCAACTGATACTGGTATGGGATTAGTCTTAGTTCAGCACCTCAGCCCCCATCAAAAAAGCTTATTGACGGAGATTCTTTCCCGAACAACCCAAATGCCTGTATCAGAAGTACAGGAGGGGATGGCGGTGGAACCAAATCATGTTTACGTCATTCCTCCCAATACCAGAATGACCATTGCTCAAGGGGTACTAAAACTGATACCTCTGGAAAAGATCCGGGGTGTATCGATGACAGTCGATAGTTTCTTGATTTCCTTAGCAGAGGATCGGGGAAACAGAGCCATTGGCGTGATTTTATCAGGGGGCGATTCCGATGGCGCACGGGGACTAGAAACAATCAAGGCGGCGGGTGGTATTACCTTTGCCCAGTGCGAGGAATCAGCCAAAGTCAGTAGTATGCCAAATACAGCCGTAGCTTCTGGTCATGTAGACTTTATCCTCACCCCCCAAAAAATTGCCGAGGAATTGGCAAATATCAGTTCTCATCCCTATGTTAATCATCCAACACCCAGCAAACAGGTTGACATCATGCCGGAAGGTACTGATTCACTCTCCATCATCTTTAGTCTGCTACGGGCTGCTACCGGGGTTGACTTTACCTATTACAAGCAGACTACCCTCAAGCGGCGCATCCAGCGACGAATGATGTTGTACAAACTGGAAAAGCTGGAGGATTACGCCCAGTATCTGCAAAATAATCAGGCGGAAGTGCTGGCATTATATCAAGATTTATTAATCAAGGTGACAGGGTTTTTCCGAGACCCCGAAGCCTTTGAAGCCTTAAAGACTAATGTCTTTCCCATTATTACTAAGAATCGTACGCCGGATTCACCCATCCGTATCTGGGTAGCAGGATGTTCAACTGGTGAAGAAGCCTACTCTATGGCTATATGCTTACTAGAATTTTTGGCAGATAAAGTCGCCAATACACCCATTAATATTTTTGCCACTGATATAAATGAAGTGGCGATTGAGAAAGCTAGAATCGGCGTTTACAAACCTAGCGAGGTAGCAGATGTCTCTCCAGAACGTCTACAGCGCTTCTTTGTGCAGGTAGAAGGTGGTTACCAAATTAGTAAACCAGTGCGGGAACTGTGTATTTTCGCCAGACAAAACTTGATCAGTGATCCCCCATTTTCTCGGCTGGATTTAATTACCTGTCGCAATGTCTTAATTTATTTGGGAGCTACTGTGCAGAAGAAGCTCCTGCCAATATTCCACTATGGTCTCAAATCAACTGGCTTTTTGATGTTAGGCACATCGGAAACAGTGGGTGAATTTTTTGATTTGTTTAACTTGGTAGACAGAAAGAACAAGATTTATTCCCGAAAAATAGCTCCGGCGCGGCTGGGTATAGATTTTATTTCACAAAACTATCCTTTGGAAGCATTTAACCCCCAGCCAAAAATCAACGAGGATGTTTTGAATAATCAGGAAATGCAAAAAGAAGCTGACCGGATTGTATTAAATCAATATGCTCCCGTTGGTGTTATTGTTAACGACGATTTGGAGATTTTGCAGTTTCGGGGACAAACTAGTTCATATCTGCAACCTGCACCTGGTAGACCAAGCTTTAATTTGCTGAAGATGGCAAAAGAAGAATTGCGGCTAGAACTACGTACCGCCATTCACCAAGCGAAAAAACAGGAAATGTCGGTGAGGAAAGAAGGCATAGAACTCAGGGAAGGTGAACAAGTTAGGCAAGTGAGGATTGATGCCATTCCTTTCCAACTAACTGCTGGGGGAGAACGCTACTTTTTAGTTCTGTTTGAGGATATGCCGCCATCAGTGACTGCGGCACCACAAGCAGCGAGCAAAAATCCCAACGTTAGCTCTAGACAGCGCCAACAAATGAATGATGAGCAGGAAATTAACCGCCTCGGACAGGAACTAGCAACTACAAAAGAGTATCTGCAATCAATTATTGAAGAACAGCAAGCCACCAATCAAGACCTGAGAGCAGCCAACGAGGAAATTCTTTCCAGCAACGAAGAGCTGCAAAGTACCAATGAGGAACTGGAAACTGCTAAAGAAGAAATTCAGGCCACCAATGAAGAATTAAACACAATTAACGAAGAACTACAACGGCGAAATGTCGAATCAAATCAGGTCAGCAACGATTTACAGAATCTACTTAGTAGTATCAATATTCCCATCCTGATGCTGGGAGGAGATATGCGGATTCGGCGCTTTACTCCCACCGCAGGGAGAATCTTTAACCTGATTGTTACAGATATAGGCAGACCACTGAGTGATATTAACCACAAATTGACTATTCCTGACTTAGAGGCACAAATTCTAGAGGTAGTAGGTACACTCAACCTGAAAACCCAGGAAGTCCAAGACAATGATGGGCATTGGTATGACCTGCGAATCAGACCTTATCGGACAATAGACCATAAAATTGACGGTGCTGTAGTCGTGTTAGTTGATATTGATGCCCTGAAACGCAGCACCGAAGAACTCAGAGCATCTAAAGATTACGCGGAAGCGATTGTGGCAACCATCCGGGAATCTTTAGTAATTCTGGATATAGATTTACAGGTGATTACCGCCAATCAGTTTTTCTACGAAAAATTCCAGGTAACACCAGAAGAAACAGAACACCACCTCATCTATGAAATTGGGGATGGACAGTGGAATATTCCTCAGTTGCGATCGCTCTTAGAAGACGTTCTCCCCCAACAAACCCAATTTCAAAACCTAGAAGTTGAGCATAACTTCGAGCGAATCGGGCAGAAAATCATGCGGCTCAATGCCCGGAAAATGACGCTATTAGACAATAGGCGAATGATTCTCCTGGTAATTGAAGATATCACCCAGCAGAAGCAGCTAGAGGCAGAACGCACCCATCTTTTGGCTCAAGAACAATCAGCCCGGAATGCGGCTGAAGCAGCCAATCATGCCAAAGATGAGTTTTTATCAATTCTCTCCCACGAACTGCGGAACCCGCTCAATTCCATGCTCGGTTGGGCTAATTTGCTACGAACGCACCAACTAGAAGAAGTTACAGTTAACCAGGGTCTAGAAGCCATCGAGCGCAGCGCCCAGGCTCAAAACCATCTCATCAGCGATTTGTTAGACGTTTCCCGCATTAGCTCAGGTAGGCTGAGGATGGATGCTCAAGAAGTTGAGCTGATTCCTGTAATTGAAGCAGCGATCGCTGTGGTTCGTCTAGCAGCCGAAGCCAAAAATATTCAAATTGAAACTAAGTTAGATCCCACACACACACCAATGCTAGGCGATCCAATTCGCTTACAACAGGTCATATGGAACTTACTATCTAACGCCATCAAATTCACCCCAACCAAAGGCAGAATTGATGTCACACTAGAGTACACTTATTTCCAAGCGCAAATTCAAGTTAAAGACACGGGTGCTGGTATCAAAGCTGACTTTCTCCCCTACGTTTTTGAACGCTTCCGCCAAGCTGATGGCACCAGAACACGCTCAAATCAAGGCTTGGGATTAGGACTTTCTATTGTGCGCCACTTGGTAGAACTCCACGGTGGTACAGTGGAGGTAGAAAGCCAAGGTGAGGGTCAAGGGTCAACCTTTACAATCAAGCTACCTGTGCAAGCTAACCGAAAAGAAAATCCTGTGGCGACGGTTCAAGAGCCAGTCACCTTAACCAATGTGCCAGAAATACCCACAGATAATCTACCTTCCCTAGAAGGTGTGCGGGTGCTGATAGTAGATGATGAACCAGATATCCGCCTACTATTCAAATTAGTACTTGAAGAATACGGGGTTAAAGTCACAGAAGTAGCTTCTGCAAGGGAGGCTTTATCAAAACTCAGAGAAAATCCCGGCTGTTACGACATACTCCTATCTGACATCGGTCTACCAGAGGAAGATGGTTATTTATTAATGCGTCAGGTGAGGGCGCTGAGTGCTGAAGAAGGTGGACAAATTCCCGCCGCCGCACTGACAGCCTACGCCGGTGATTCAGAATACACACAGGCTTTAGCAGCAGGTTTTCAAACTCACATCGCTAAACCCATCGAACCATATCAGTTGGTGTCTTTAGTTGCTTCCTTGGCGGGAAGGGTTAGGGGGGTGTAG
- the ligA gene encoding NAD-dependent DNA ligase LigA, which yields MIQTHSEVKRVEELRRLLQQASYAYYVSDAPIMEDAVYDQLYRELQQLEIQHPELVTPDSPTQRIGERPATQFLSVRHNIPLYSLENAFNVEELQAWDQRWRRQVAPTEAEYVAELKIDGSAIALTYQNGILVRGATRGDGVTGEDITQNVRTIRSIPLRLNFDGIEKVEKVEVRGEAFLPLEVFKQINEERQKAGEQLFANPRNAAAGTLRQLDSRIVARRRLDFFAYTLHISGMDDASIANTQWEALELLQKMGFRVNPNHKLCQSLAEVADYYKYWDTERLNLPYMTDGVVLKLNSFKLQEQLGFTQRFPRWAVALKYPAEEAPTRVENIAVNVGRTGALTPLAQMRPVQLAGTTVSRATLHNSDRIAQLDIRIGDTVIVRKAGEIIPEVVRVIKELRPADTQPFIMPTHCPVCGQPVVRETGEAVTRCVNASCPAILKGSIEHWVSRDALDIKGVGEKLVYQLVDKGLVHSVADLYDLTTERLFALERMGEKSAQKLIEAIAQSKNQPWSRVLYGLGIRHVGSVNAQLLSEKYRAVAELSSAKQSDIEGIYGIGAEIAQSVYQWFRINANQSLIERLQAAGLKLANTEEIPVMNNGILKLNGKTFVVTGTLPTLKRDEVKALIQKAGGKVTDSVSKKTDYLVVGEDAGSKLEKAQALGIAQLTETQLLEILEE from the coding sequence ATGATACAAACTCACTCTGAAGTCAAGCGCGTAGAGGAACTGCGCCGGTTGTTGCAACAAGCTAGCTATGCTTATTATGTCTCGGATGCACCTATCATGGAGGATGCAGTTTATGACCAACTGTATCGGGAACTGCAACAACTAGAAATTCAGCATCCAGAATTAGTTACACCAGATAGTCCGACACAGCGCATCGGGGAAAGGCCAGCAACACAGTTTCTCTCGGTACGTCACAATATTCCCTTATACAGTTTAGAGAATGCCTTTAATGTAGAGGAGTTGCAAGCCTGGGATCAACGTTGGCGGCGACAAGTTGCGCCAACGGAGGCGGAATATGTGGCTGAACTGAAAATTGATGGTTCGGCGATCGCTCTCACTTACCAAAATGGTATTTTAGTTAGGGGTGCAACTAGGGGTGATGGGGTGACGGGGGAAGATATCACCCAAAATGTCCGAACTATTCGCTCCATTCCCTTGCGGTTGAATTTTGATGGTATAGAAAAAGTTGAAAAGGTAGAAGTCAGGGGTGAGGCTTTTTTACCTTTGGAAGTGTTTAAACAAATCAATGAAGAAAGACAAAAAGCCGGGGAACAGTTATTTGCTAATCCGCGTAATGCGGCGGCTGGTACACTCAGACAGCTAGACTCCAGAATTGTGGCACGACGGCGGTTAGACTTTTTCGCCTATACCCTGCATATTTCGGGGATGGATGACGCGAGTATTGCTAATACCCAATGGGAAGCGTTGGAATTGTTGCAAAAAATGGGTTTTCGGGTGAATCCTAACCACAAGCTTTGTCAATCTTTAGCTGAGGTGGCAGATTATTATAAATACTGGGATACAGAAAGATTAAATTTACCCTACATGACCGATGGGGTAGTATTAAAGCTCAATTCCTTTAAGCTCCAAGAACAGTTAGGTTTTACCCAAAGATTTCCCCGGTGGGCTGTGGCGTTGAAGTATCCCGCCGAAGAAGCACCCACCCGTGTAGAAAATATTGCGGTGAATGTGGGGAGGACGGGGGCGTTAACACCATTGGCTCAAATGCGTCCAGTGCAGTTGGCGGGAACTACTGTTTCTAGAGCTACTTTACATAATAGCGATCGCATCGCGCAATTAGACATCCGCATCGGTGATACTGTCATTGTCCGTAAGGCGGGGGAAATCATCCCCGAAGTTGTGAGGGTAATTAAGGAACTGCGCCCGGCTGACACCCAACCCTTTATTATGCCTACTCATTGTCCTGTTTGTGGACAGCCTGTGGTGCGAGAGACGGGCGAGGCGGTGACTCGCTGTGTTAATGCTTCTTGTCCAGCAATTCTCAAAGGCTCAATTGAACACTGGGTGAGTCGTGATGCTTTAGATATTAAAGGTGTGGGGGAAAAACTTGTATATCAGCTTGTAGATAAAGGCTTGGTGCATTCCGTCGCTGATTTATATGACTTGACAACAGAGCGATTATTTGCATTAGAAAGAATGGGAGAAAAATCGGCACAGAAATTAATTGAGGCGATCGCTCAATCAAAAAATCAGCCTTGGTCAAGGGTATTATATGGTTTGGGCATCCGTCATGTGGGTAGTGTTAATGCCCAATTATTGAGCGAAAAATACCGCGCAGTCGCAGAATTATCTTCAGCCAAACAATCAGATATAGAAGGTATTTATGGGATTGGTGCAGAAATTGCCCAGTCTGTTTACCAATGGTTTCGCATTAATGCCAATCAAAGTTTAATTGAACGCTTACAAGCGGCAGGGTTAAAACTTGCGAACACAGAAGAAATACCAGTCATGAATAATGGTATCCTAAAACTAAATGGTAAAACCTTTGTAGTCACAGGTACCTTGCCAACCTTAAAACGGGATGAAGTTAAAGCTTTAATTCAAAAAGCTGGGGGTAAAGTGACTGATTCCGTAAGTAAAAAAACCGATTATTTGGTTGTAGGTGAAGATGCAGGCTCCAAATTAGAAAAAGCACAAGCATTGGGGATTGCCCAGTTAACTGAAACACAGTTGTTAGAAATTTTAGAAGAATAA
- a CDS encoding KGG domain-containing protein, with protein MSDTSKRGFASMDEDKQREIASKGGQAAHEKGTAHEFTPEEAREAGRKGGEAVSQDREHMAEIGREGGKHSHGGGRKKQGGEESEDTEEIEDSGEETQTRGGTPEQHSEAGKQSHKNTKKKK; from the coding sequence ATGTCAGATACAAGTAAACGTGGCTTTGCTTCTATGGATGAAGACAAGCAACGTGAAATCGCCAGCAAAGGCGGACAGGCTGCTCATGAAAAAGGTACTGCTCACGAATTTACCCCCGAAGAAGCTCGTGAAGCTGGACGCAAAGGCGGAGAAGCTGTTAGCCAAGACAGAGAACACATGGCGGAAATCGGCCGTGAGGGCGGTAAACATTCTCATGGTGGTGGACGCAAGAAACAAGGTGGCGAAGAAAGCGAAGACACCGAAGAAATTGAAGATAGCGGCGAAGAAACGCAAACTCGTGGTGGTACACCCGAACAGCACTCTGAAGCCGGAAAGCAAAGCCATAAAAATACCAAGAAGAAAAAATAG